A segment of the Aureliella helgolandensis genome:
GACAATCCCCCCTTGATGACCGGCCAGCCAATCCCCACTGCCAAGCCGAGCCAAGCCAGCCCCGCCAATAAAATTGGGACTCGATCCCAAACAGCAATCGATAGTGAGCCGTCGCCGAGGAAGTGGCCGGCAAGACCGGGCATGACCAAGAGATCTACGAATCGATCAAACGGCTCCCCATCTGCATCACTCAATCCGAATAGTGAGGGCTGGCGTAGGAACAAAAAAAGGTAGGCTAGCAGACTACCGAGTAGAATTAGGCATCCGGTCGCTCGATAGGAAAACCCACGGGAGGCTGCCGACGCGCCCCCTACGCGACCGGATTGCGATGCCGCGTTGCGCTTCCGAGCATGACGATTATCGGGCTTCGGCGAATTATTCGTCATCAAAATTTTCGAAGCGCTATGTTAGAGCAATCTAGAATTAGACTAGTAGGGCGTACCCAGCGAGCTTGGTCGATAGAACTCACGTGGACGCGTGCTTAAACCAACCTCCCCATATAATACATACTCCCCCAACCCCGTGGAACATGAACCGCTGAAGCAGCTTAGCCGAGTCCAGCCATACCACGCGTCCCTCATGTCGTGTGGCACGGCCAACTGGCATGGCAAGCGTACTCCGCGGGGCCCACCGAAGCACCAACTCGAGTTTCAATATGCAATCAACGATGGACGGCATTTACACCCCCAACATTACCCCCATCGATGCCAAGGGGCGTGTCGACGAAGACAAGCTCTGTGGATACGTCGACTGGCTGATTGAGAAAGGGGTGCATGGCTTGTACCCCAACGGATCAACGGGCGAGTTCACCCGCTTCACCGCCCCCGAACGCCGCAGGATCATTGAAGTCCTGTGCGCCCATGTGGGGAATCGAGTGCCAATCTTGGCGGGTGCCGCAGAAGCCAACGTGCGCGAAACGATTGATGCCTGCGAAACCTACGGTGCAATGGGAGTCCGAGCGGTGGCAATCGTCGCTCCCTTCTATTACAAGCTGAGCCAAGAAGCGGTCTTCCAGTATTTTAAGGAAATTGCCGATGCCGTTTCGGTCGATGTGACGCTCTACAACATTCCGCTGTTCGCTTCCCCCATTGATGTGGCCACCGTCCGCCGCCTAGCACTTGAATGTCCGCGTGTGGTGGGCATTAAGGATAGCTCTGGAGATATCCCGCACATGATGCGGATGATCGCCACCGTCCGACCGCTACGTCCTGAATTCTCCTTCTTAACCGGCTGGGACGCAGCCCTGGCACCGATGTTTATGATCGGCTGCAACGGTGGCACGAATGCAACCAGCGGCGTGGTGCCAGAGTTGACGCGCGCCATTTACGAAGCCTGCCAACGCGGACAATGGGACCGAGCGATGCAACTCCAGTATCGCTTGCTGCCGCTCTTTGATGCCATGATCGGTCAACCAGAATTCCCCGAAGGCTTTCGCCGTGGTGCGTTGACTCGCGGCTGGGATCTGGGACGCAGTCGCCAACCGATCTCTCCCGAGCAAATGGCAACCGCTCAGAAAACGCAAGAACAGTTGTCGCAAATCCTGAGCGAGCTGGGAAACTGGTTGCCAGAACTGGAGCCTGCGGCGCAGACGGCCCCTGCCGGAAATGCGGAGGCGGGAAGCTCAGCAGCCTCCGACCATTTCATCGAACAAGTGGTCCGAGAAGTGATGCAGCAATTGAAGGGATGATTCGAGCCGGAAGCTCGAGCGAGTTGGGCCGATTGCTAGTGCCCAACCACCGGTGTGAACGACCCGCTGTTTTCCCGAGCAATTCGCCGCAATGTGCCACGCCCCTTTGCACTGAACAGATGAACCGTGTGAATGGGAATCTGCCTCCGCGAGGAGGAAAATCCATTGAGCCGCTTCAATCTGGACAAGGTATCGTCTTGCAGCTCTCCATCGGACAGCAAGAATATCGCGTCCGGGCTGAATGTCAGCGCATATTGCAGCGCCTCGGCAGGCATCGTCGCTCTCCCCAAAGTCCGAGAGCGTAACCAGCGTTTGACGCGGGCAACCGTCTCTCGGTCTGCCCTGTAGTACTTCGACCTGGCGGGCTGCTGGTTAAACAGAAATGTGGTCTCCGCGTCAAAACAGAGAACAAAAAACTCTTGGCCAGAGCTCAATCCATTGAGGCTGTCGATGAGCTGATTGCAGGCGTAAAGCCAGCGATCCCCTTTCATGCTGTGCGAACTGTCCAGCACGAAGACGAATCGGTCGCCGTATGCTTTGGCGCCAAAAAAACTCGCACCACGCCCACTACTCGCCTCCTCCAAGCCCCGCGCAACATCGCGCACAGAAACACTAGTGAGAGCCGCCGAAACCGCTTGCTGATCGGCTCCCCCGACTTCAGGCACCTCAATCATGCCGTCTAATTTGACGTCCAGGACAAACTGAGGCTCCACTGGCAATACGGTAGTTTCGAACTCCGCCACCGGTAACTCTTCGTCAGGCAACAGCGAGATCTTCGTGTCGGTCGACTGCCCAATCTCTGCAGTCAGCAGCAAGCCCTCACTCGGCTTCCCAGCCGTGTAAACCCAACATGCGAGGGCCAAGAGGAGAGTCACATGGATGACAAGACTGACGAGAAATGCGACGGTATTCCCCGCGCGTAAATCCTCCCGTCGGTGTCTTCCTGCAACTTGTACCATGCTGATTCAATCTCCCTAGTGCTTCGCCGAAGCCTGACGGCTTGCTGGTTAAAAGCGTTTTCTGTTCTAGCGCGAAGGCTGCCCCCCTGCAATCTCCCCGTAGCGGCGACCACCTATCCTTGCTCACCGGGCGGTTGAAATAGTAACCCGCCGCGTGACGGGCTGTTGAAATAGTAACCCGCTGCGTGAGCAAGGAAAAATAGTTGCCGCTACAAGGCAGTTTGGGACGCAACCGCCGCGTTGAAATTCAAATTGCTATTAAATCAACAGGCTCAAAAGCCGACACACAATGCGGGCACAGCCCTTCAAGGGCTATGCACCTGCTGACGGACAACTTTTTTCATGGCATTCTCGACGCTTGCTGCCCCCCGAACCGCACTGCCGCAACCACGGCTACTGCCTGGTTCAAGTGGCAGGTGACCATTCTCGATTGGCTGTCCGGCTACGGAAATTATCCAAGCGCCCGTTCGCATTATAGGGGTTCGAGGCACGAAGCAAGCGATTTCCACCCAGTTCCCATCGAACAATCGATGGCACCACCCGCTCTAGAGCACGCTATAGACTCCACGGCTGCTGTAACACGCCCCCCACCAGTGCATGCAGGCTTGTGTGGTAGACCACTAACGCCCGATGCCCTTGCGAGGGTCAGGCACGTAAATGTACTGGCCTCGATTCTCTTGGGCGATACTCCTCAAGAGTTGCTGCCCCTTCGAAGAGTAGAAGGCAATCGTATGAATGGGAACGAGAATTTGTGGGTTTCCCAGTAGGTCATCGACACGGTTTATCTCGCGCAAGAAACGAGCTACATCCATAGTCGTATCCCCATCAGTCAGCAGGTAGATGGCATCTGGTTCTTTGTCGATCGCAAATTGCAGGGCATCATCGGGAGGTGCGCCTATTCCGATGCGCTGGACTTCCAACCAGCGTTGGGCGTGTTCGATATTCTCGGGAGTTGCGTAGAGCGCGCGAGGTGAAGGAGTGCGTTCTCCTGGCAACGGAATCGCTGACAATTCCCGGTTGTAGAAAATGATATAAAATCGCTGCTCGCGTTTCATGCCTGCGATCGATCTCATCAACTCCCCCTTGGCTGCATCCCAGGGGCCACCTCGCATGCTTCCCGAACCGTCGATCACGAAACAGAAGCAATTCCCACTGGCGGACGCGCCATAGAAACTGGCCCCCGAATGGTTCGGGATTCCCGTTCCGGAAGCGGCCAAGCCCGTCATGGCTGCAAGCGACGTAACTTGCGACTGCGTATCGGCCAGTCCGCTGAGGGAATCGGTCAAACTCACCTCCAGCCCCTCGAAACTCTCCACCACGTCCAGAGAGGCCTCAGCCGTTGACTCTGCCGGGGAATCCACCTCCGGCTCTGCAACCTCCCTCGGTGAACTCATTTCCATCGTAGGCTCGGATACCTCGACCGGCGCCGATTCCAACGCCAGGCTCGCCGCCTGCGACGGTAGCTTCAGGGTAATGAATCCCAGCAATAGAATCAGAACCAGATGGGCCAGGGCACTAACCACCAAGCCTCTAATCTTCCAGCGCTTGAGCACGAGCTGCCGCGGTTCTACCACAGTGCTGCCCCGAGCCTCTTTCTCACCGCACCCTTTCTCACCGCACTCCCTGCCTCGATCGATTCTGGTGCCGCGTTCCTTCTCACGGCCTGCCTGAAGGGAGCCTTCAGCAGCGGCCCCTGGCGGGCGTCTCCCAACTCGAGGCTTCTCCAGAATTGTGGGGGCTACCGAAGATGGCATGGCCGGAGGATTGAGGGCCGCACCTGCTGGCGGCCGCGCTGCCCTCCCTGGTTGTCTGTCAGGGGATGACTTTGCGGCGGCCTGCTTCCCGGGTGGTACCTGACGCCACTTCTTTGGGCCGGGCTGCAGAGCGTTCTCGGTACAGCTTTTTGCATTCGGCACAGCGGCAGCAGCGCGTTCCAGGGGTGGATCGGGAAAGGCTGCGTTTGCGGGAACCGCATGGGGCGGCTCTTCTGCCAGCGGCAACGCCTCCTCGCGTTGCCGCAATCGCTCAACCGCGTGCTTTTCCAACTGTGCCCAACCGCCCCCCGCGAGTGCCTCCGCCTCACCAGACTCCCCCTGGAGACCGCTCGGCCGCCCATTCGCCCCAGCCCCATTCGCCCCAGCCCCATTCGATCCGACCTCCCTGCTCCCCAGATGCTCCGGTAATGGTTCTGAGTGAGATTGCAACCAGGTTCGAAGCGGTTGCACATCCCCCTTCGTGGCGCGTGCTAGCAATATCTCCAGCGCTAAGCGATCGGCTTCCGCTCGAGCTGCAACCGCTTCTTGGGTTAAAGCTTCGAGCGCGTCGGCGCCCTGTGCTAGCAAAGCTTCGTCTTCACTGGCTGGCGCTCCCCTTGGCTGGCTGAGAAGGGGGGGCATCAAGAAGGGCATTCGACGGCTCGCCGTGCGCTTGGTTGCCATGAGACCTGCCTCATTGGAACGGATTTCAACCCCAGACCGATCGGCTTGTTGATATCGCCCACGCCGCGTCCGCAAGACATAGTTGGAGTCGCCGCTACAGCACGATTCGAGGTGCGAATTTGCGCTAAGACTGAACAGGCAATTCAATCAACAGAGCCGCTACGGCAACCAGCAACCTGCAAGAACACGTTATTGACTAGCGTTTTCATTTCCCGCAGGACGCCCAATACCGCACTCCCAGTGTCTCACAAACCTCCGAAAGAGTCAAATTCGATACCGCTGGCTTTGCACTTGGCTTCCACCGGGGGAATTGCCTATAAGCAGCTCATGAGAACTCTCTTCCAGGATTGCTTGAAGTTGGACGCCACCATGCTCCCTGCCACTGCCCATCACCATGCGACAGCGCGACGCAACTCCCCTCCTTCGGACCGAGTTGCACACCTTGTGCCGACAAAACTGTCGGTGAAGCTTGGCTGGATAGGCTTCGTCGTTGTATTAACCGCCAGTTTGACTCCGGTCACCGTCACGGCCCAACCCTCCACCGCAGCCCCAACTGCCGGTGCGACGGGAGCACCGCCAGCGGGTCTTCAAGCGAAGCGCACTGGAGGCGTGCCGAACCTCCCCTCCGACTCAGGACAGATTTGGCAGGAGTACGACCTCACCCCTTACACCAAAGAGCTGACCAACGTCGACCGCCCTCAACAAGCGGTAGTCGACTGGGTATTGCGGGAAACGGGAACAGACTCATGGTTCACCGATCCCTTTGGCTTCATCAATGCGGATCGCGACAAACTGCGGGTTTACCACAACGAGCAGATGCAAGATATCGTTCAAGGCGTCTACGAGCGCTTTGTGAACGGCACCACCACACCCCAGTTGTACGGATTGCGATTGATTGCAGTCGGCAACCCCAACTGGCGGACTCGGGCGCATGCCATGATGCGCAGCGTTCCAGCCCAATCGCCGGGAGTCAATGCCTACTTAATCTCGAAAGAGAACACGGCGCTACTGCTGGCGATGATGCGTGGCCGCACAGATTACCGCGAGATCAGCTCGGTCGACCTCGTCGTGCATAACGGACAATCACAAACACTCGAACAAATTCGAGGCCGCAACTATGTGCAAGACTACGAACCGGCACCGGGGGCTTGGCCTCCCTACCGCGCAACGACCGGCGAGATTAAGGAGGGCTATCGCTTGCACCTCAGCCCGCTGCTGAGCGTCGACAAATCAACCGTTGACTTAGTGCTCAAATGCAACATCGACCAAGTGGAGCGACTCGCCAAAGTCAACCTGGAGCTCCCC
Coding sequences within it:
- a CDS encoding dihydrodipicolinate synthase family protein translates to MQSTMDGIYTPNITPIDAKGRVDEDKLCGYVDWLIEKGVHGLYPNGSTGEFTRFTAPERRRIIEVLCAHVGNRVPILAGAAEANVRETIDACETYGAMGVRAVAIVAPFYYKLSQEAVFQYFKEIADAVSVDVTLYNIPLFASPIDVATVRRLALECPRVVGIKDSSGDIPHMMRMIATVRPLRPEFSFLTGWDAALAPMFMIGCNGGTNATSGVVPELTRAIYEACQRGQWDRAMQLQYRLLPLFDAMIGQPEFPEGFRRGALTRGWDLGRSRQPISPEQMATAQKTQEQLSQILSELGNWLPELEPAAQTAPAGNAEAGSSAASDHFIEQVVREVMQQLKG
- a CDS encoding vWA domain-containing protein; this translates as MVQVAGRHRREDLRAGNTVAFLVSLVIHVTLLLALACWVYTAGKPSEGLLLTAEIGQSTDTKISLLPDEELPVAEFETTVLPVEPQFVLDVKLDGMIEVPEVGGADQQAVSAALTSVSVRDVARGLEEASSGRGASFFGAKAYGDRFVFVLDSSHSMKGDRWLYACNQLIDSLNGLSSGQEFFVLCFDAETTFLFNQQPARSKYYRADRETVARVKRWLRSRTLGRATMPAEALQYALTFSPDAIFLLSDGELQDDTLSRLKRLNGFSSSRRQIPIHTVHLFSAKGRGTLRRIARENSGSFTPVVGH
- a CDS encoding vWA domain-containing protein; protein product: MATKRTASRRMPFLMPPLLSQPRGAPASEDEALLAQGADALEALTQEAVAARAEADRLALEILLARATKGDVQPLRTWLQSHSEPLPEHLGSREVGSNGAGANGAGANGRPSGLQGESGEAEALAGGGWAQLEKHAVERLRQREEALPLAEEPPHAVPANAAFPDPPLERAAAAVPNAKSCTENALQPGPKKWRQVPPGKQAAAKSSPDRQPGRAARPPAGAALNPPAMPSSVAPTILEKPRVGRRPPGAAAEGSLQAGREKERGTRIDRGRECGEKGCGEKEARGSTVVEPRQLVLKRWKIRGLVVSALAHLVLILLLGFITLKLPSQAASLALESAPVEVSEPTMEMSSPREVAEPEVDSPAESTAEASLDVVESFEGLEVSLTDSLSGLADTQSQVTSLAAMTGLAASGTGIPNHSGASFYGASASGNCFCFVIDGSGSMRGGPWDAAKGELMRSIAGMKREQRFYIIFYNRELSAIPLPGERTPSPRALYATPENIEHAQRWLEVQRIGIGAPPDDALQFAIDKEPDAIYLLTDGDTTMDVARFLREINRVDDLLGNPQILVPIHTIAFYSSKGQQLLRSIAQENRGQYIYVPDPRKGIGR